The following proteins are encoded in a genomic region of Paenibacillus sp. FSL R7-0273:
- a CDS encoding ATP synthase subunit I: MDNMTPMINAVTRITFVLMAGLLMGYALHHETRAVTLGMTLGLLAGIVNFRYLAVKVRRVAESVANNEGKAFSLGFVTRISFAILVTMFSVKIEHFSLEATIAGIFIPQLLSIPVGIYLSVRNKM; encoded by the coding sequence ATGGATAATATGACTCCCATGATCAATGCCGTAACAAGAATCACGTTTGTACTTATGGCAGGATTGCTGATGGGATATGCTCTTCATCATGAAACCCGTGCAGTCACACTGGGGATGACACTCGGTTTGCTTGCGGGTATAGTGAATTTCCGTTATCTGGCCGTAAAGGTGCGGCGAGTGGCTGAATCGGTTGCGAATAATGAGGGTAAGGCTTTCAGTCTCGGGTTCGTCACACGGATCAGCTTTGCCATTCTGGTCACTATGTTCTCGGTCAAGATCGAGCATTTCTCGCTTGAGGCTACTATTGCTGGAATCTTTATTCCCCAGCTTCTCTCTATTCCGGTAGGGATATATTTAAGTGTAAGGAACAAGATGTAA
- a CDS encoding M23 family metallopeptidase, producing MNEQDKNKQNHDESLKNKQGDSGAKPSSWNRVLSRRWVFPAVYTAAAALILTLVWFYQDAGQKPLNPDTAAVVSQNVSGTGNETGTPADPEALEVVASAESLAWPVASPSEVQVVKPFYDENGTEENHVAAMVQYENTFVTNNGIDIAREDNQTFDVKAALSGEVTRVEEVAVFGKVVEITHPGNLKTVYQSLGDIKVKQGDEVKQGDTLATAGRSEIEKDLGNHVHFEVYEDGKVVNPSDLLAQR from the coding sequence ATGAATGAACAAGACAAAAACAAACAAAACCATGATGAATCTCTCAAAAACAAGCAGGGAGATTCAGGCGCAAAGCCTTCTTCATGGAACAGAGTTTTATCCAGACGCTGGGTATTTCCGGCAGTCTACACGGCGGCAGCGGCTCTTATCCTAACCTTGGTGTGGTTCTATCAGGATGCCGGCCAGAAGCCGCTGAATCCTGACACCGCCGCTGTAGTTTCCCAGAACGTCAGCGGTACCGGTAATGAAACCGGCACACCGGCTGATCCGGAAGCGCTCGAGGTTGTCGCATCGGCAGAAAGCCTGGCCTGGCCGGTAGCCAGTCCAAGCGAAGTTCAGGTGGTTAAGCCGTTCTACGATGAAAACGGCACGGAAGAGAATCATGTTGCCGCTATGGTGCAGTACGAGAACACTTTTGTTACGAATAACGGTATCGATATTGCCCGCGAGGATAATCAGACCTTTGATGTTAAGGCTGCACTCAGCGGTGAGGTTACCCGGGTCGAAGAGGTTGCTGTATTTGGCAAAGTGGTTGAGATTACCCATCCGGGCAATCTGAAGACCGTCTACCAGAGCCTTGGCGACATTAAAGTGAAGCAGGGCGATGAAGTGAAGCAGGGCGATACGCTGGCAACGGCAGGGCGCAGTGAAATCGAGAAGGATCTCGGCAATCATGTACACTTTGAAGTGTATGAGGATGGCAAGGTTGTAAATCCTTCCGATCTGCTGGCCCAGCGTTAA
- the spoIIID gene encoding sporulation transcriptional regulator SpoIIID: protein MHDYIKERTIKIGRCIVETRHTVRTIAKEFGVSKSTVHKDLTERLPEINPDLADQVKHILEYHKSIRHLRGGEATKIKYKKTTGKKREVAVASKP, encoded by the coding sequence GTGCACGATTACATCAAGGAACGGACGATTAAAATCGGACGCTGCATCGTGGAAACCAGGCATACGGTCCGGACTATAGCCAAGGAATTCGGCGTTTCAAAGAGCACGGTGCATAAAGATTTAACTGAGCGCTTGCCGGAGATCAATCCGGATTTAGCGGATCAGGTTAAGCACATTCTCGAATATCATAAGTCGATCCGGCATCTGCGGGGGGGAGAAGCCACCAAGATCAAGTACAAAAAAACAACAGGCAAAAAACGTGAGGTTGCTGTAGCCTCAAAGCCATGA
- the atpD gene encoding F0F1 ATP synthase subunit beta: MNKGRVVSIMGPVVDIEFERGQLPEIFNAIKIETSLVNGRSINLTLEVSNHLGDNLVRCIAMSSTDGLVRGLDAIDQGGPISVPVGAATLGRVFNVLGNPIDNGADVVAERNPIHRLAPTFDELSTQAEILETGIKVIDLLAPYAKGGKIGLFGGAGVGKTVTIQELINNIAQEHGGISVFAGVGERTREGNDLYHEMTDSGVIKKTAMVFGQMNEPPGARLRVALTGLTMAEYFRDVEGRDTLLFIDNIFRFTQAGSEVSALLGRMPSAVGYQPTLATEMGQLQERITSTKKGSVTSIQAIYVPADDYTDPAPATAFAHLDATTNLERKISEKGIFPAVDPLASSSRILAPEIVGEEHYNVAQGVKQLLQRYTELQDIIAILGMDELSEEDKVIVARARKVERFLSQPFHVAEQFTGFKGKYVPIKETVRSFKEILDGKHDDLPEAAFLFVGTIEEAVEKAKTM; the protein is encoded by the coding sequence ATGAACAAAGGACGCGTTGTAAGCATTATGGGTCCGGTTGTCGATATTGAATTTGAACGCGGCCAGCTGCCCGAGATTTTCAACGCTATCAAGATTGAAACCAGCTTGGTAAACGGCCGCAGCATTAATCTAACCCTTGAGGTATCCAATCACCTGGGTGATAATCTTGTCCGCTGTATTGCTATGTCGTCAACAGACGGCCTGGTGCGCGGGCTTGATGCTATTGACCAGGGCGGACCGATTTCCGTACCTGTCGGCGCGGCTACGCTTGGCCGTGTATTCAACGTACTGGGCAATCCTATTGATAACGGTGCTGATGTGGTTGCAGAACGCAACCCGATTCACCGTCTGGCACCAACCTTTGATGAGCTTTCAACCCAGGCAGAGATTCTGGAAACAGGCATCAAGGTTATCGACCTGCTGGCCCCTTATGCCAAAGGCGGTAAAATCGGCCTGTTCGGCGGTGCCGGCGTTGGTAAAACCGTAACCATCCAGGAACTGATCAACAACATCGCGCAGGAGCACGGCGGTATCTCCGTATTCGCCGGTGTTGGTGAACGTACCCGTGAAGGTAATGACCTTTATCATGAAATGACGGATTCCGGCGTTATCAAGAAAACGGCAATGGTATTCGGACAAATGAATGAGCCGCCGGGCGCACGTCTTCGTGTAGCTCTGACCGGTCTGACCATGGCGGAGTATTTCCGTGATGTGGAAGGCCGCGACACGCTGCTCTTTATCGATAACATATTCCGCTTCACCCAGGCAGGTTCCGAAGTATCCGCCCTGCTCGGCCGTATGCCTTCCGCGGTAGGCTACCAGCCTACGCTGGCTACAGAAATGGGCCAGCTGCAGGAGCGTATCACTTCCACCAAGAAGGGCTCTGTTACTTCGATCCAGGCGATCTATGTACCTGCGGATGACTATACTGACCCGGCTCCGGCTACTGCGTTTGCCCATCTGGATGCAACGACTAACCTTGAGCGTAAAATTTCCGAGAAGGGGATTTTCCCTGCGGTAGATCCGCTGGCTTCCAGCTCGCGTATCCTCGCACCGGAGATTGTCGGCGAAGAGCACTACAATGTGGCACAGGGCGTTAAGCAGCTGCTGCAGCGCTACACTGAGCTTCAGGACATCATTGCGATCCTGGGTATGGATGAGCTGAGTGAGGAAGACAAGGTTATCGTGGCCCGTGCCCGTAAAGTTGAACGCTTCCTGTCCCAGCCGTTCCACGTAGCTGAACAATTTACCGGATTCAAAGGCAAGTACGTGCCAATCAAGGAAACAGTGCGCAGCTTCAAGGAAATTCTGGATGGCAAGCACGATGATCTTCCGGAAGCAGCTTTCCTCTTTGTAGGTACAATTGAAGAAGCGGTTGAAAAAGCAAAAACGATGTAA
- the spoIID gene encoding stage II sporulation protein D — protein MREFRYLKRRMKFRRAAQPRAPRIRRLAPAAWLAAPLLAGLLLPLALVPLRGGHEPAPEAVPQATASPAPPAAAAAEAPQPEVTVYLSQSGQIEALPLEDYVSGVLAAEMPADFELEALKAQAVAARTFIVRRLLAGDHSGVPVPEADVSDTVSHQAYVSQAVLEREWEHGGKRAELAKLRRAVLETRGVIMTYKGQPITASFFASSGGYTENSEDYWSVAVPYLRSVASPWELDITPNLAVTVSFSSAELLSKLGLEGNAQHASAALPAASGKAKPVSSSSSALPAVVLSLTEGRRVKEISIGGTVFTGREVREKLGLRSSQFTWKRQGEEVLITTYGNGHGVGMSQWGANGMAKEGGTATGILKHYYSGVQFTQVSTLLKK, from the coding sequence ATGAGAGAGTTCCGCTATCTGAAACGCAGAATGAAGTTCCGCCGCGCCGCGCAGCCGCGCGCTCCCCGGATCAGGCGGCTCGCCCCCGCCGCCTGGCTGGCAGCCCCGCTGCTCGCGGGGCTGCTGCTGCCGCTGGCTCTTGTCCCGCTGCGCGGGGGACATGAGCCAGCCCCGGAGGCCGTGCCCCAGGCCACGGCCTCGCCGGCGCCGCCGGCAGCGGCTGCTGCGGAGGCGCCGCAGCCGGAAGTGACCGTCTATTTGTCGCAGAGCGGACAAATAGAGGCCCTGCCGCTGGAGGACTACGTCAGCGGCGTGCTGGCGGCCGAGATGCCGGCAGACTTTGAGCTCGAAGCGCTCAAAGCGCAGGCCGTGGCCGCCCGGACCTTTATCGTCCGCCGTCTGCTGGCCGGCGACCACAGCGGGGTGCCCGTTCCTGAAGCCGATGTGAGCGATACGGTAAGCCATCAGGCTTACGTCTCGCAGGCGGTGCTGGAACGGGAATGGGAGCACGGCGGCAAGCGCGCCGAGCTGGCCAAACTGCGCCGCGCGGTCTTAGAAACGCGCGGAGTCATCATGACCTACAAAGGACAGCCGATTACGGCGTCCTTCTTCGCCTCCAGCGGAGGCTATACCGAAAATTCAGAAGACTACTGGAGTGTGGCCGTTCCTTATCTGCGGAGTGTCGCAAGCCCGTGGGAGCTTGACATTACACCGAATCTGGCGGTTACCGTCAGCTTCAGCAGCGCAGAGCTCCTGAGCAAGCTGGGGCTGGAAGGCAATGCACAGCATGCCTCCGCAGCGCTCCCTGCTGCCTCAGGAAAGGCGAAGCCGGTATCCTCCTCCTCATCAGCCCTGCCGGCTGTAGTGCTGTCTCTGACCGAGGGCCGCCGGGTCAAGGAGATCTCGATCGGCGGAACGGTATTTACCGGCCGGGAGGTACGTGAGAAGCTGGGGCTGCGCTCCAGCCAGTTTACCTGGAAGCGGCAGGGTGAGGAAGTGCTGATTACGACCTACGGTAACGGACATGGGGTAGGTATGAGCCAATGGGGTGCAAACGGTATGGCCAAGGAAGGAGGCACCGCCACCGGGATTCTCAAACACTACTATAGCGGAGTCCAGTTTACCCAAGTCTCAACTCTCCTGAAAAAATAA
- the atpG gene encoding ATP synthase F1 subunit gamma yields the protein MARSMRDIKRQIKSVQNTRQITKAMEMVAASKLRKAQEKAEAARPYSEKLKEVVSNIAAATQDVTHPMLVSRPVKKTAYLIVTSDRGLAGGYNANILRKLTMLLAEKHKSKDEYALFVIGRKGRDFLRRREYPIVEEVTEMSDSPKFSDIKSIAYSAVKQFETGVYDELYICYNRFVNAISQVPTVDRLLPMDAVGDAHHNGPSATYEYEPSPEGVLEVLLPKYAETLIYSAVLDGKASELGAKMTAMGSATKNASKMIGELRLTYNRARQAAITQEITEIVAGANAQS from the coding sequence ATGGCAAGAAGCATGCGTGATATTAAACGTCAAATCAAAAGCGTTCAAAACACCAGACAGATCACCAAGGCAATGGAGATGGTAGCTGCGTCGAAGCTGCGCAAGGCGCAGGAGAAGGCAGAGGCTGCCCGTCCTTACTCGGAGAAGCTGAAAGAGGTTGTATCGAACATTGCAGCTGCCACCCAGGATGTAACCCATCCGATGCTGGTGAGCCGTCCGGTGAAGAAGACCGCCTATCTGATCGTTACTTCCGACAGAGGTCTCGCCGGCGGGTACAATGCCAACATTCTGCGTAAGCTGACAATGCTGCTGGCAGAAAAGCATAAATCCAAGGATGAATACGCCCTGTTCGTAATCGGCCGCAAAGGCCGTGACTTCTTGCGCCGCCGTGAATATCCGATTGTGGAGGAAGTAACCGAGATGTCGGATTCACCTAAGTTCTCTGACATCAAGTCGATTGCGTATTCCGCAGTTAAGCAGTTTGAAACGGGTGTCTACGACGAGCTGTACATCTGCTACAACCGGTTTGTCAATGCCATCAGCCAGGTGCCGACGGTTGACCGTCTGCTTCCTATGGATGCTGTAGGCGACGCGCATCATAATGGACCAAGCGCAACCTACGAATATGAGCCTTCTCCTGAAGGCGTACTCGAAGTATTGCTGCCGAAATATGCGGAAACGCTGATTTACAGCGCGGTTCTGGATGGTAAAGCCAGTGAGCTGGGTGCGAAAATGACAGCTATGGGCAGTGCCACGAAGAACGCGTCCAAGATGATCGGCGAGCTTAGACTTACTTATAACCGTGCCCGTCAGGCGGCAATTACTCAGGAAATTACTGAGATTGTAGCCGGAGCGAACGCGCAGTCTTAA
- the atpE gene encoding F0F1 ATP synthase subunit C, which yields MEFLAAAIAVGLGALGAGLGNGMIVSRTVESIARQPEARNALQTTMFIGVGIVEVIPLAATVIAFLIMFS from the coding sequence ATGGAATTTTTGGCAGCAGCAATCGCGGTTGGTTTGGGCGCACTCGGCGCAGGTCTTGGTAACGGTATGATCGTCAGCAGAACGGTAGAATCCATCGCCCGTCAGCCGGAAGCACGTAACGCACTGCAGACTACAATGTTTATCGGTGTAGGTATCGTCGAAGTTATTCCTTTGGCGGCAACGGTTATCGCATTCTTGATCATGTTTTCTTAA
- the murA gene encoding UDP-N-acetylglucosamine 1-carboxyvinyltransferase: MSKFIVRGGNRLTGSVKVSGAKNSVLPIIAASLLAEEGVSVIIDAPPLDDVMTISKVLESLGAGVTYQNDIIEVDARSIASCEAPYEWVRKMRASFLVMGPLLSRMGHTRISLPGGCAIGTRPIDQHLKGFEALGAEISLGQGYIEAKSNGRLRGAKVYLDVASVGATENIMMAAALAEGVTVIENAAKEPEIVDLANYLNGMGGIVRGAGTGVIRIEGVERLHGVKHHVIPDRIEAGTYMAAAAITGGDVYVEGAIADHLGPVIAKMEEMGVTILPDENGIRVISDKPLKAVDLKTLPYPGFPTDMQSQMMALLLRSEGTSVVTETVFENRFMHVDEFHNMNAEIKIEGRSAIVTGNAQLVGAKVCATDLRAGAALILAGLVAEGTTEVSGTHHIDRGYVNLAEKLSGLGADIWRISMQEPAAKEEAVKPEASRSDDLKPRFQVQPTWV, translated from the coding sequence ATGAGCAAATTTATCGTCCGCGGTGGCAACAGATTGACCGGGAGCGTGAAAGTTAGCGGCGCAAAAAATTCCGTACTACCGATCATAGCCGCCTCTCTATTGGCAGAAGAAGGAGTCAGCGTTATTATCGACGCTCCTCCGCTTGACGATGTAATGACAATCAGTAAAGTGCTGGAATCTCTGGGTGCGGGTGTTACATACCAGAACGATATCATCGAGGTTGATGCAAGAAGCATCGCTTCCTGCGAAGCGCCTTATGAATGGGTGCGCAAAATGCGCGCATCTTTCCTAGTCATGGGCCCGCTGCTGTCCCGTATGGGTCATACCCGTATTTCACTGCCAGGCGGCTGTGCTATCGGTACAAGGCCGATTGACCAGCATCTCAAAGGCTTCGAAGCGCTTGGAGCCGAAATCAGCCTGGGTCAGGGCTACATTGAAGCCAAATCAAACGGGCGTCTGCGCGGGGCCAAGGTCTATCTGGATGTGGCCAGCGTAGGTGCAACTGAAAATATAATGATGGCTGCAGCGCTTGCTGAAGGCGTTACTGTAATTGAGAATGCTGCCAAGGAGCCGGAGATTGTCGATCTGGCTAATTATCTGAACGGGATGGGCGGCATCGTCCGCGGTGCGGGAACAGGCGTTATCCGCATTGAAGGCGTTGAGCGGCTGCATGGCGTAAAGCATCACGTCATCCCTGACCGGATCGAAGCAGGCACCTATATGGCTGCTGCTGCGATTACCGGCGGCGATGTGTACGTTGAGGGCGCCATTGCGGATCACCTGGGACCTGTTATCGCCAAAATGGAAGAAATGGGCGTTACTATTCTTCCTGATGAGAACGGCATCCGTGTTATCAGCGACAAGCCGCTTAAGGCGGTTGACCTGAAGACTCTCCCGTACCCTGGCTTCCCGACTGATATGCAGTCCCAGATGATGGCGCTGCTGCTCCGTTCGGAGGGTACCTCTGTCGTTACCGAGACGGTATTTGAGAACCGGTTCATGCATGTGGACGAATTCCATAACATGAACGCCGAGATCAAGATTGAAGGCCGTTCTGCTATCGTTACCGGCAATGCACAGCTTGTTGGTGCCAAGGTGTGCGCTACGGATCTGCGTGCAGGGGCTGCGCTTATTCTGGCGGGGCTTGTTGCCGAGGGCACTACAGAAGTAAGCGGAACCCATCATATTGACCGCGGTTATGTGAACCTGGCCGAGAAGCTGTCTGGACTTGGTGCAGACATCTGGCGGATTTCGATGCAAGAGCCGGCAGCCAAGGAAGAAGCGGTTAAACCGGAAGCATCCAGAAGTGATGATCTGAAGCCGCGCTTCCAGGTACAGCCTACCTGGGTATAA
- a CDS encoding DUF1146 family protein, with protein sequence MEQLLVEDLSSAIGTSGLVSMIVSLLCVVLSWWALQNLKLDLIIRYPKSPQGRLLHLLLAIVLGHFVAGFLLDYLGWSGQIRNMF encoded by the coding sequence ATGGAACAATTGTTGGTTGAAGATTTGTCCAGTGCGATCGGTACCAGCGGTCTGGTGTCCATGATCGTTTCTTTACTCTGTGTAGTCTTATCTTGGTGGGCACTTCAGAACCTTAAGCTCGATCTGATCATAAGATATCCCAAGAGCCCGCAGGGCAGACTGCTGCATTTACTGCTGGCAATCGTCCTGGGCCACTTCGTGGCCGGCTTTCTGCTGGATTATCTGGGTTGGAGCGGGCAGATCCGCAACATGTTTTAA
- the atpB gene encoding F0F1 ATP synthase subunit A: protein MHEMPIIYLGSIPIDLSAVLTLLISSVIVFALVMLSVRNLSVDNPSRLQNFMEWVVEFVQGLISSAMDLKKGKPYISLGLTLILFIFVSNLLGLPFSFITEAHEPVYVFGHVIEATKNLTHGEHAHILWYKSPTADINITAGLAIIVFVLMNYLGIKQNGKHYFKHYIEPFPIFLPLNIIENLAKPVALAIRLFANIFAGEVLITVILKLGFLSIPFLAVWQGFSIFVGALQAFIFTILTMVYIAQMTIHEEEAH, encoded by the coding sequence ATGCATGAAATGCCAATTATCTATCTTGGCAGCATACCAATTGATTTATCTGCTGTTCTTACCCTGCTAATCAGCTCGGTAATCGTATTCGCTCTGGTTATGCTGTCTGTCCGCAACCTGTCTGTTGACAATCCGTCCAGGCTCCAGAATTTTATGGAATGGGTAGTGGAATTTGTACAGGGTCTGATCAGCAGCGCCATGGATTTGAAGAAAGGCAAGCCTTACATATCACTGGGATTGACGCTGATACTGTTTATCTTTGTCTCCAATCTCCTGGGTCTGCCTTTCTCCTTCATCACCGAGGCGCATGAGCCGGTATACGTTTTCGGCCATGTCATCGAAGCAACCAAGAATCTGACGCACGGCGAGCATGCTCATATCCTGTGGTATAAGTCGCCGACCGCAGACATCAACATTACAGCCGGGCTCGCGATTATCGTTTTCGTACTGATGAATTACCTGGGCATCAAGCAGAACGGCAAGCATTATTTCAAGCACTACATTGAGCCGTTTCCGATTTTCCTGCCGCTCAACATCATCGAAAACCTGGCTAAGCCGGTCGCACTGGCCATTCGTTTGTTCGCAAACATTTTTGCCGGTGAGGTTCTTATCACTGTAATTCTAAAGCTGGGATTCCTGAGTATTCCGTTCCTGGCAGTCTGGCAGGGCTTCAGTATTTTCGTCGGGGCGCTCCAGGCATTTATTTTCACCATTCTGACGATGGTGTACATCGCACAGATGACGATTCACGAAGAAGAAGCGCATTAA
- the atpF gene encoding F0F1 ATP synthase subunit B: protein MTIIWTNIVFSIVAFVILYILLSKFAFSKLFGIMEKRRELVMQQMDEAAKTREQAVAYVEEQKQALQKAREEAQQIIQQSQATSLNQADKLIDQAKVEAARLKNEAVRDIANEKNKAVEALRSELGSASVRIASKLLEKEVKADGEQEQLVNQYLKEVGGRS, encoded by the coding sequence GTGACTATAATATGGACCAACATAGTATTTTCAATTGTCGCATTTGTAATCCTGTATATCCTGCTCAGTAAATTTGCATTCAGCAAACTGTTCGGAATCATGGAAAAACGCCGTGAGCTTGTAATGCAGCAGATGGATGAAGCAGCCAAGACCAGGGAGCAGGCGGTCGCTTACGTAGAAGAGCAGAAACAGGCTTTGCAAAAAGCGCGTGAAGAGGCTCAGCAGATCATCCAGCAATCGCAGGCTACCAGCCTTAACCAGGCTGATAAGCTGATCGATCAGGCTAAGGTTGAAGCTGCACGTCTTAAAAACGAAGCTGTCCGTGATATTGCTAACGAAAAGAACAAGGCAGTGGAAGCGCTGCGCAGCGAGCTCGGCTCTGCTTCTGTCCGCATTGCATCCAAGCTGCTTGAGAAAGAAGTTAAGGCCGATGGCGAACAGGAGCAGCTTGTTAACCAGTACCTCAAAGAGGTAGGAGGCCGGTCATGA
- a CDS encoding F0F1 ATP synthase subunit epsilon, giving the protein MNTFLLEIVTPEHLVFSKQVTSLTVRGANGELGILPGHIPLVTPLQVAPLTVKSDGVTTTIAVHGGFVEVHKDKVTVLAESAELPKDIDLERAEASKERAQRRLQARSKQDEIDHRRAELALQRAVTRIKVSTGKGQQ; this is encoded by the coding sequence GTGAATACCTTTCTGCTTGAAATTGTCACACCGGAGCATCTTGTTTTCTCCAAGCAGGTTACAAGCCTGACTGTCCGTGGAGCTAACGGGGAGCTGGGTATTTTGCCGGGACATATTCCGCTGGTGACTCCGCTTCAGGTTGCTCCGCTTACTGTCAAATCGGACGGTGTTACGACCACGATCGCTGTTCATGGCGGGTTCGTAGAGGTGCACAAGGATAAAGTGACTGTTTTGGCTGAAAGCGCCGAGCTGCCTAAGGACATCGACTTAGAGCGTGCGGAAGCGTCTAAAGAGCGTGCCCAGCGCCGTCTTCAGGCCCGCAGCAAACAGGATGAGATTGATCACCGCCGTGCGGAACTGGCGCTGCAGCGCGCCGTTACACGGATTAAGGTGTCGACTGGAAAAGGACAACAGTAG
- a CDS encoding F0F1 ATP synthase subunit delta has protein sequence MSGSAVVAKRYAKALYSAAVEKGNTLEVEEQLKTLVSVLHSDEEVKRFILAPRISQSDKLKVLRTVLQDKLSETVLNTVELLVERGRTDMFADLLDAYVKIEGEALGIGDATVYSTYALSQEEQDHVAQEFSQLTSRKIRVTNLVDKSLLGGLKVVIGDTLYDGSLSGKLARLEKSFNDKHRR, from the coding sequence ATGAGCGGCAGTGCGGTAGTTGCCAAGCGTTACGCCAAAGCCCTGTACAGCGCTGCGGTAGAGAAGGGCAATACGCTTGAGGTTGAAGAACAGCTTAAGACACTCGTCTCGGTGCTGCATTCCGATGAAGAAGTGAAACGGTTCATTCTTGCGCCGCGGATCTCTCAGTCCGATAAGCTGAAGGTGCTGCGCACTGTACTTCAGGATAAGCTCTCCGAAACGGTGCTTAACACGGTAGAACTGCTGGTGGAGCGGGGCAGAACCGATATGTTTGCTGATCTGCTGGACGCGTACGTGAAAATTGAAGGTGAAGCTCTGGGTATCGGTGATGCAACGGTGTACTCGACATATGCGCTGAGCCAGGAAGAACAGGATCATGTCGCACAGGAGTTCAGCCAGCTTACTAGCCGGAAGATCCGGGTTACGAATCTCGTTGACAAGAGCCTCCTTGGCGGACTAAAGGTTGTTATCGGCGATACGCTGTATGACGGCAGCCTGTCCGGCAAGCTTGCACGTCTCGAGAAATCTTTTAATGATAAGCATAGAAGATAG
- the atpA gene encoding F0F1 ATP synthase subunit alpha produces the protein MSIRPEEISSLIKSQIEQYKADIEVAEIGTVIQVGDGIARVYGLENAMAGELLEFSNGVVGMALNLEESNVGVVILGEYKEIREGDQVKRTGQIMQVPVGEALLGRVVNALGQPLDGKGPIVTNEYRPVENNAPGVIDRKSVHEPMQTGLKAIDAMVPIGRGQRELIIGDRQTGKTAIAIDAIINQKGNGMKCIYVAIGQKQSTVAQVVETLRRHGALEYTIIVTASASEPSPLLYIAPYAGCAMGEYFMYKGEHVLVIYDDLSKQASAYRELSLLLRRPPGREAFPGDVFYLHSRLLERAAKLSDELGGGSLTALPFIETQASDVSAYIPTNVISITDGQIFLESDLFNSGQRPAINVGISVSRVGGSAQIKAMKKVAGSLRLDLAQYRELQAFSQFGSDLDKSTLARLNRGARMMEILKQGVNQPLTVEHQVLSLYTAVKGHLDDIPVKDVRRFEKEFLAFVDTNGAAIVQSITDTKDLTADNEAALKEAIEKFKRGFATS, from the coding sequence TTGAGCATTAGACCTGAAGAGATCAGCAGTTTGATCAAAAGTCAAATTGAGCAATATAAAGCCGATATTGAAGTGGCCGAAATCGGCACCGTCATTCAAGTCGGCGACGGTATCGCCCGTGTCTACGGTCTGGAAAACGCAATGGCAGGGGAACTGCTGGAGTTCTCCAACGGAGTAGTGGGCATGGCGCTCAACCTTGAGGAAAGCAACGTCGGTGTTGTTATCCTGGGTGAATACAAGGAAATCCGCGAAGGCGACCAGGTAAAACGTACCGGTCAAATTATGCAGGTACCGGTGGGCGAAGCTCTGCTGGGCCGTGTTGTAAACGCACTGGGCCAGCCGCTGGACGGCAAGGGTCCGATTGTGACCAATGAATACCGTCCGGTAGAAAACAACGCTCCGGGCGTTATCGACCGTAAATCGGTGCATGAGCCAATGCAGACCGGTCTTAAAGCCATTGATGCAATGGTGCCGATCGGCCGCGGACAGCGCGAGCTGATTATCGGTGACCGTCAGACAGGTAAAACGGCAATCGCAATTGATGCCATTATTAACCAAAAGGGCAACGGCATGAAATGTATCTACGTTGCCATCGGCCAGAAGCAATCCACAGTAGCACAGGTAGTTGAAACGCTCCGCCGCCATGGCGCGCTGGAGTATACTATCATTGTAACTGCATCTGCTTCCGAGCCGTCTCCGCTGCTGTATATCGCTCCATACGCAGGCTGTGCAATGGGCGAATACTTCATGTACAAAGGCGAGCACGTCCTGGTTATCTATGATGACCTTTCGAAGCAAGCCTCCGCTTACCGCGAATTGTCCCTGCTGCTCCGCCGTCCACCAGGCCGCGAAGCGTTCCCGGGTGACGTATTCTACCTGCACTCCCGTCTGCTTGAGCGTGCAGCCAAGCTTAGTGATGAACTTGGCGGCGGATCATTAACCGCACTGCCATTTATCGAAACACAGGCTTCCGACGTATCGGCTTACATTCCTACGAACGTAATCTCGATTACTGACGGCCAGATCTTCCTTGAATCTGACCTGTTCAACTCCGGACAGCGTCCCGCTATTAACGTAGGTATCTCGGTATCACGCGTCGGCGGTTCTGCACAGATTAAAGCGATGAAGAAGGTTGCCGGCTCCCTCCGTCTGGATTTGGCCCAATACCGTGAGCTTCAGGCGTTCTCCCAGTTTGGCTCTGACCTTGATAAATCTACTCTGGCCCGCCTTAACCGCGGTGCCCGGATGATGGAGATTCTGAAGCAGGGTGTTAACCAGCCGCTGACTGTTGAACATCAGGTGCTGAGCTTGTATACCGCTGTTAAAGGTCATCTGGATGACATTCCTGTTAAAGATGTTAGACGCTTTGAAAAGGAATTCCTGGCCTTTGTTGACACTAACGGCGCTGCTATCGTTCAATCCATTACGGATACCAAGGATTTGACTGCAGATAACGAAGCTGCGCTCAAAGAAGCTATCGAGAAATTCAAACGCGGCTTTGCGACCAGCTAA